Sequence from the Rhodococcus pseudokoreensis genome:
TGGCCGCCCCGCGGGGCGCCGGCACCGCAATAATTGGCGAACTCGGAAAGCCAACGCGCCGCACCTGATCGGACGCCTCCGCGAATCGAGGCGCTGCCCCGAGCAGCTAAACGCGGGGACGTGACGTAACTTCATCGATTGGCAGCAAGCCCGTGGTGACCGGGTATCGGTAGAGGCCACGGACGGATAGGAGAACACCATGATTCTCTATGCGGTGGCCGTCATAGTCGGTCTCGGCCTACTCGGCCTGAGCTCGAGCATTCGCGTCGTCACACAGTTCGAACGCGGCGTCGTGTTTCGGTTCGGGCGCGTCCAGCCCGCCGTCCGCGGACCGGGCCTGATGTTGCTGATCCCGATCGCCGACCGGCTCGAGAAGGTGAACATGCAGATCATCACGATGCCGGTGCCCGCCCAGGACGGCATCACCCGCGACAACGTGACCGTCCGGGTGGATGCGGTCGTCTACTTCAACGTCGCCGACCCGGTGCGAGTGGCAGTGGACGTGCAGGACTACGTCTCCGCGATCGGTCAGGTCGCACAGACGTCGCTGCGGTCGATCATCGGCAAGAGCGAACTCGACGACCTGCTGTCCAACAGGGAGGGCCTCAACCAGGGCTTGGAGCTGATGATCGACAGCCCCGCGCTGGGGTGGGGTGTGCAGATCGACCGGGTGGAGATCAAGGATGTGGTCCTCCCCGATTCGATGAAGCGGTCGATGTCGCGCCAGGCCGAGGCCGAACGTGAACGGCGGGCCCGCATCATCACCGCCGACGGCGAACTGCAAGCCTCCGCGAAACTGGCCCAGGCCGCCGAGACCATGACGGAACATCCCGCCGCCCTGCAACTGCGGCTCCTGCAAACCGTCGTGGAAGTCGCGGCCGAGAAGAACTCGACCCTCGTGCTGCCGTTCCCGGTCGAGTTGCTCCGCTTTCTGGAACGAGCGACACCGCACACCGCCCATGCTCCGACGCGAACAGCCGAACCTACAACCACAACCACTCCGGCCAACGTGAACGACGAACCGTCGACCCGGCACACACAACACACGCCCGTCGACGCCCGCGGATTCGCCCTCGAACAATCACGATTCGGATAGGACCAATAGACCCGTGTGGGTCCAGAGCAGTGACCGCCGGTTCCGTTTGGAGGGTCCTGGGTGGCAGGTGGTGTCGGGAGCTATGTTTGATCCCGACACCACGGTGACCTCTGTTGCGGCGGGACTCGCGGCAGGGGGCAGGACCGTCACCCTGTGCCGTCCGGTTCCAGGATGTCGCCCTACGGGCCTGGGGGTCTGATTGCCCGCACTGACCTGCGACCGACCCGCCACTGCCCCGCGGACCACGGCCCCGTTCTGACCGCGGCCGGACGGCACGGCTCGATGTGCGGGCCGGAGGTTCATGGATGCGATGAGAGTTCAGCCCGACCTATGGGGATGTCAGAACTGATTCGAGATCCACTCGCGCAAGACCACGGCTTGGTTGTGCTCGAGGTCCTTCGCCGAATACAGCAGCACCACAGTCCCGTTCCGCGCCGCCTCGACGATCGGCTGGGCGGCAGTGCGATTGGTATCAAGTTCCTGAAGATAGCGTGTGCGGAACTCCGGAAACCGATCCGCCTGGTGGCCGAACCAGGTCCGCAGTTCCGTACTGGGCGCCACCTCCTTGATCCAGGCGTCGCAGTCGAGGTCCGCTTTCGCGATGCCCCTTGGCCAGAGTCGATCTACCAAGAAGGTTGGCGATGTCTTCTTAGTGCCGCGAGCGTCATAGGCTCGCACCAACTCGATCGGGCCCATAGATCGATCATGACACGAAATGACGGTGCCCACAACGAATGACAAACCCGCGGTGCACTGTGGCGGTGAAGATCGCGGACACCGCGCCGGCAACCGTGTCGTGGTGGCGGCGGGCGCCTTCGCCGGCCACGCCACGATGTCCATCGGGATGCTCGTGCACGAACTGTCGGTGCTCGTGGCCATCGTCAACCCGATGCGCCTGTTCGTCGGAGGGGTATCGGCTCCGCACATCACGCGGCGCCCCTCGGTGCGAGAGAGGGTCCGCACCGGGTTTTCCGATCCGTCGATCGGACCGCTGAGCTAGCCTGTGGACAATCCGAGACGAGCTCCCCGAAAACGTAATTGACGAGGTTGGAGTCGATAACCATGTCTGTCCCCATGAACAGCGAGGGCTCGGGTTCCGTAGCGCTACCGCCGGTCCCCG
This genomic interval carries:
- a CDS encoding SPFH domain-containing protein; the protein is MILYAVAVIVGLGLLGLSSSIRVVTQFERGVVFRFGRVQPAVRGPGLMLLIPIADRLEKVNMQIITMPVPAQDGITRDNVTVRVDAVVYFNVADPVRVAVDVQDYVSAIGQVAQTSLRSIIGKSELDDLLSNREGLNQGLELMIDSPALGWGVQIDRVEIKDVVLPDSMKRSMSRQAEAERERRARIITADGELQASAKLAQAAETMTEHPAALQLRLLQTVVEVAAEKNSTLVLPFPVELLRFLERATPHTAHAPTRTAEPTTTTTPANVNDEPSTRHTQHTPVDARGFALEQSRFG
- a CDS encoding DUF488 domain-containing protein, translated to MGPIELVRAYDARGTKKTSPTFLVDRLWPRGIAKADLDCDAWIKEVAPSTELRTWFGHQADRFPEFRTRYLQELDTNRTAAQPIVEAARNGTVVLLYSAKDLEHNQAVVLREWISNQF